The following coding sequences lie in one Apium graveolens cultivar Ventura chromosome 1, ASM990537v1, whole genome shotgun sequence genomic window:
- the LOC141670422 gene encoding protein NLP7-like isoform X2, with protein MATSFVNDETQPWSRHNVLFQIWEASSERFEDGRRYWELVARKEPFYVLFNDDKGFSSYRIHSLASSITIQEDQEEHGKEAGVITRVFLNNRPEMSPNISYYSLQEHPQRDFALSCGIRASLCLPLFKTINFSGCPDGVMELVSTCDQHLEKVKLSVHLSCFFKKLRMFSLGDNIYRFIRTNVSKIPKHALLEMDHMLKEMCQTFHLPLAQYWVTKDPNLGALDVMYQSSCRDFENSMPWCEFKDACVRMGSNIGEGLVGKTYLSQKSFFCKDVRELTITDHPSAHYARKCGSIAYITIYLWSLSPQCRDCVLEFFLPNPEMNSTYPQTLLNSLLATTKENLPYFMVASEGQSGQVLSVEVINPSRHEPKTFKIGQPLCSLAHHEGPQNKGDASQPASRRSNLWFQDEIVQDEHGLDIKNKKSNTTIVPYHDALSGDLTIATPEIIEEDNSAMKHKEHTMGSERAQPSRLEDVLQIQNSGIINFEIIGEFFGIPQEDAAKSFAGDVVKELPVQDAGYAMNANTRSSNFQTEKSSSLQEFIEIEKDLLILDHSHQLPVVEDSIHKKGLIGGTENYDSCIHVLDKTCIEETSKEGKSPEKGYSYDILSAHFGKLQDDAAKYFNVSRSTFKRICRDNGIKRWRSHGKKLDSQSSPELRRANNEEPSRNKSSFSGIFPLQDTDMITVKATYNEVAIKFEVLDSSGIVDLEDNVIERLKIERNTFSIKYQDDDGDWVLIACDKDVQKCIKTSRLLKKTTIKMLVDRPITHYRS; from the exons ATGGCTACAAGCTTTGTTAATGATGAGACGCAGCCTTGGAGCAGACACAATGTACTGTTCCAAATTTGGGAGGCAAGCAGCGAAAGATTTGAAGATGGGCGAAGATACTGGGAGCTTGTGGCCAGGAAAGAACCATTCTATGTTCTTTTTAATGATGATAAGGGATTTTCATCTTACAGGATTCACTCACTCGCTTCTTCGATCACAATACAAGAGGATCAAGAAGAACACGGTAAAGAAGCAGGTGTTATCACCCGCGTATTTCTGAATAATAGGCCTGAAATGAGTCCTAACATCTCATATTACTCTTTACAAGAGCACCCACAGAGAGATTTTGCGTTGAGTTGTGGGATTCGAGCTTCTCTGTGTTTACCTCTCTTCAAGACTATTAATTTTTCCGGCTGTCCTGATGGTGTTATGGAACTTGTCTCGACTTGTGACCAACATCTTGAAAAAGTCAAGCTATCCGTTCACTTATCCTGCTTTTTTAAG AAACTCAGAATGTTTTCGTTAGGTGACAATATATACCGCTTCATAAGAACTAATGTAAGCAAG ATCCCGAAACATGCACTTTTGGAAATGGATCACATGTTGAAGGAGATGTGTCAAACATTCCATTTACCTCTTGCTCAGTACTGGGTAACAAAAGACCCTAACTTGGGAGCCCTTGATGTAATGTATCAATCAAGTTGCAGAGATTTCGAGAACTCAATGCCCTGGTGTGAGTTCAAAGACGCTTGTGTGCGGATGGGTTCAAATATAGGTGAAGGCCTTGTTGGCAAAACATACCTATCCCAAAAATCATTCTTTTGCAAAGATGTAAGAGAACTCACCATTACTGATCACCCCTCGGCACACTATGCACGGAAATGCGGGTCAATTGCTTATATAACAATATATTTGTGGAGCCTTTCCCCACAATGCAGAGATTGTGTACTGGAGTTCTTTCTGCCCAATCCCGAGATGAATAGTACTTACCCTCAAACCTTGTTGAACTCTTTATTGGCAACAACAAAGGAAAATCTTCCATATTTTATGGTTGCTTCAGAAGGACAATCAGGGCAAGTGTTATCAGTTGAAGTTATCAACCCTTCCAGGCATGAACCCAAGACTTTCAAAATAGGTCAACCTTTGTGTTCTCTTGCTCACCATGAAGGTCCCCAAAACAAAGGGGATGCATCCCAACCAGCTAGTCGTCGTTCAAATTTATGGTTTCAAGATGAAATTGTACAAGATGAGCATGGTCTGGACATAAAAAACAAAAAGTCTAACACGACCATTGTTCCTTATCATGATGCCCTTTCTGGGGATTTGACTATAGCAACACCTGAGATAATTGAGGAAGATAATTCTGCTATGAAGCACAAAGAGCACACTATGGGTTCCGAAAGAG CTCAGCCTTCCAGGCTTGAAGATGTTCTTCAAATACAAAACAGTGGAATTATCAATTTTGAGATAATAGGTGAGTTTTTTGGAATACCACAAGAAGATGCAGCAAAGAGCTTTGCAG GAGATGTAGTTAAAGAATTACCTGTTCAAGATGCCGGGTATGCCATGAATGCTAATACTCGATCTTCAAATTTTCAAACCGAAAAATCATCATCTCTTCAAGAATTTATAGAAATTGAAAAAGACCTATTGATCTTAGATCATTCGCATCAGCTACCAGTAGTGGAAGATTCTATACATAAGAAGGGGCTTATTGGCGGTACAGAAAATTATGACTCCTGCATTCATGTTTTGGACAAAACATGCATAGAGGAAACATCAAAAGAAGGGAAATCACCTGAAAAAGGTTACAGTTATGATATTCTTAGTGCGCATTTTGGAAAACTACAGGATGATGCAGCAAAGTATTTTAATG TTAGTCGGTCGACATTTAAACGCATATGTCGAGACAACGGTATTAAACGGTGGCGATCTCACGGGAAGAAACTGGACAGTCAAAGTTCGCCTGAGCTCAGGAGAGCTAACAATGAGGAACCGAGCAGAAATAAGTCTTCTTTTTCCGGCATTTTCCCTCTGCAAGATACAGACATGATAACTGTGAAGGCAACCTATAATGAAGTTGCTATAAAATTTGAAGTGCTTGATTCATCAGGAATAGTAGACTTGGAAGATAATGTGATTGAAAGGCTGAAAATAGAGAGAAACACATTTAGCATCAAGTACCAAGACGACGACGGCGATTGGGTGTTGATTGCTTGTGACAAGGATGTACAGAAATGTATAAAAACCTCAAGATTATTAAAGAAGACAACAATAAAGATGCTGGTTGATCGGCCTATCACTCACTATAGATCTTGA
- the LOC141670422 gene encoding protein NLP7-like isoform X1 — protein sequence MATSFVNDETQPWSRHNVLFQIWEASSERFEDGRRYWELVARKEPFYVLFNDDKGFSSYRIHSLASSITIQEDQEEHGKEAGVITRVFLNNRPEMSPNISYYSLQEHPQRDFALSCGIRASLCLPLFKTINFSGCPDGVMELVSTCDQHLEKVKLSVHLSCFFKKLRMFSLGDNIYRFIRTNVSKIPKHALLEMDHMLKEMCQTFHLPLAQYWVTKDPNLGALDVMYQSSCRDFENSMPWCEFKDACVRMGSNIGEGLVGKTYLSQKSFFCKDVRELTITDHPSAHYARKCGSIAYITIYLWSLSPQCRDCVLEFFLPNPEMNSTYPQTLLNSLLATTKENLPYFMVASEGQSGQVLSVEVINPSRHEPKTFKIGQPLCSLAHHEGPQNKGDASQPASRRSNLWFQDEIVQDEHGLDIKNKKSNTTIVPYHDALSGDLTIATPEIIEEDNSAMKHKEHTMGSERAQPSRLEDVLQIQNSGIINFEIIGEFFGIPQEDAAKSFAAGDVVKELPVQDAGYAMNANTRSSNFQTEKSSSLQEFIEIEKDLLILDHSHQLPVVEDSIHKKGLIGGTENYDSCIHVLDKTCIEETSKEGKSPEKGYSYDILSAHFGKLQDDAAKYFNVSRSTFKRICRDNGIKRWRSHGKKLDSQSSPELRRANNEEPSRNKSSFSGIFPLQDTDMITVKATYNEVAIKFEVLDSSGIVDLEDNVIERLKIERNTFSIKYQDDDGDWVLIACDKDVQKCIKTSRLLKKTTIKMLVDRPITHYRS from the exons ATGGCTACAAGCTTTGTTAATGATGAGACGCAGCCTTGGAGCAGACACAATGTACTGTTCCAAATTTGGGAGGCAAGCAGCGAAAGATTTGAAGATGGGCGAAGATACTGGGAGCTTGTGGCCAGGAAAGAACCATTCTATGTTCTTTTTAATGATGATAAGGGATTTTCATCTTACAGGATTCACTCACTCGCTTCTTCGATCACAATACAAGAGGATCAAGAAGAACACGGTAAAGAAGCAGGTGTTATCACCCGCGTATTTCTGAATAATAGGCCTGAAATGAGTCCTAACATCTCATATTACTCTTTACAAGAGCACCCACAGAGAGATTTTGCGTTGAGTTGTGGGATTCGAGCTTCTCTGTGTTTACCTCTCTTCAAGACTATTAATTTTTCCGGCTGTCCTGATGGTGTTATGGAACTTGTCTCGACTTGTGACCAACATCTTGAAAAAGTCAAGCTATCCGTTCACTTATCCTGCTTTTTTAAG AAACTCAGAATGTTTTCGTTAGGTGACAATATATACCGCTTCATAAGAACTAATGTAAGCAAG ATCCCGAAACATGCACTTTTGGAAATGGATCACATGTTGAAGGAGATGTGTCAAACATTCCATTTACCTCTTGCTCAGTACTGGGTAACAAAAGACCCTAACTTGGGAGCCCTTGATGTAATGTATCAATCAAGTTGCAGAGATTTCGAGAACTCAATGCCCTGGTGTGAGTTCAAAGACGCTTGTGTGCGGATGGGTTCAAATATAGGTGAAGGCCTTGTTGGCAAAACATACCTATCCCAAAAATCATTCTTTTGCAAAGATGTAAGAGAACTCACCATTACTGATCACCCCTCGGCACACTATGCACGGAAATGCGGGTCAATTGCTTATATAACAATATATTTGTGGAGCCTTTCCCCACAATGCAGAGATTGTGTACTGGAGTTCTTTCTGCCCAATCCCGAGATGAATAGTACTTACCCTCAAACCTTGTTGAACTCTTTATTGGCAACAACAAAGGAAAATCTTCCATATTTTATGGTTGCTTCAGAAGGACAATCAGGGCAAGTGTTATCAGTTGAAGTTATCAACCCTTCCAGGCATGAACCCAAGACTTTCAAAATAGGTCAACCTTTGTGTTCTCTTGCTCACCATGAAGGTCCCCAAAACAAAGGGGATGCATCCCAACCAGCTAGTCGTCGTTCAAATTTATGGTTTCAAGATGAAATTGTACAAGATGAGCATGGTCTGGACATAAAAAACAAAAAGTCTAACACGACCATTGTTCCTTATCATGATGCCCTTTCTGGGGATTTGACTATAGCAACACCTGAGATAATTGAGGAAGATAATTCTGCTATGAAGCACAAAGAGCACACTATGGGTTCCGAAAGAG CTCAGCCTTCCAGGCTTGAAGATGTTCTTCAAATACAAAACAGTGGAATTATCAATTTTGAGATAATAGGTGAGTTTTTTGGAATACCACAAGAAGATGCAGCAAAGAGCTTTGCAG CAGGAGATGTAGTTAAAGAATTACCTGTTCAAGATGCCGGGTATGCCATGAATGCTAATACTCGATCTTCAAATTTTCAAACCGAAAAATCATCATCTCTTCAAGAATTTATAGAAATTGAAAAAGACCTATTGATCTTAGATCATTCGCATCAGCTACCAGTAGTGGAAGATTCTATACATAAGAAGGGGCTTATTGGCGGTACAGAAAATTATGACTCCTGCATTCATGTTTTGGACAAAACATGCATAGAGGAAACATCAAAAGAAGGGAAATCACCTGAAAAAGGTTACAGTTATGATATTCTTAGTGCGCATTTTGGAAAACTACAGGATGATGCAGCAAAGTATTTTAATG TTAGTCGGTCGACATTTAAACGCATATGTCGAGACAACGGTATTAAACGGTGGCGATCTCACGGGAAGAAACTGGACAGTCAAAGTTCGCCTGAGCTCAGGAGAGCTAACAATGAGGAACCGAGCAGAAATAAGTCTTCTTTTTCCGGCATTTTCCCTCTGCAAGATACAGACATGATAACTGTGAAGGCAACCTATAATGAAGTTGCTATAAAATTTGAAGTGCTTGATTCATCAGGAATAGTAGACTTGGAAGATAATGTGATTGAAAGGCTGAAAATAGAGAGAAACACATTTAGCATCAAGTACCAAGACGACGACGGCGATTGGGTGTTGATTGCTTGTGACAAGGATGTACAGAAATGTATAAAAACCTCAAGATTATTAAAGAAGACAACAATAAAGATGCTGGTTGATCGGCCTATCACTCACTATAGATCTTGA
- the LOC141670422 gene encoding protein NLP6-like isoform X4, with the protein MATSFVNDETQPWSRHNVLFQIWEASSERFEDGRRYWELVARKEPFYVLFNDDKGFSSYRIHSLASSITIQEDQEEHGKEAGVITRVFLNNRPEMSPNISYYSLQEHPQRDFALSCGIRASLCLPLFKTINFSGCPDGVMELVSTCDQHLEKVKLSVHLSCFFKKLRMFSLGDNIYRFIRTNVSKIPKHALLEMDHMLKEMCQTFHLPLAQYWVTKDPNLGALDVMYQSSCRDFENSMPWCEFKDACVRMGSNIGEGLVGKTYLSQKSFFCKDVRELTITDHPSAHYARKCGSIAYITIYLWSLSPQCRDCVLEFFLPNPEMNSTYPQTLLNSLLATTKENLPYFMVASEGQSGQVLSVEVINPSRHEPKTFKIGQPLCSLAHHEGPQNKGDASQPASRRSNLWFQDEIVQDEHGLDIKNKKSNTTIVPYHDALSGDLTIATPEIIEEDNSAMKHKEHTMGSERAQPSRLEDVLQIQNSGIINFEIIGEFFGIPQEDAAKSFADHSHQLPVVEDSIHKKGLIGGTENYDSCIHVLDKTCIEETSKEGKSPEKGYSYDILSAHFGKLQDDAAKYFNVSRSTFKRICRDNGIKRWRSHGKKLDSQSSPELRRANNEEPSRNKSSFSGIFPLQDTDMITVKATYNEVAIKFEVLDSSGIVDLEDNVIERLKIERNTFSIKYQDDDGDWVLIACDKDVQKCIKTSRLLKKTTIKMLVDRPITHYRS; encoded by the exons ATGGCTACAAGCTTTGTTAATGATGAGACGCAGCCTTGGAGCAGACACAATGTACTGTTCCAAATTTGGGAGGCAAGCAGCGAAAGATTTGAAGATGGGCGAAGATACTGGGAGCTTGTGGCCAGGAAAGAACCATTCTATGTTCTTTTTAATGATGATAAGGGATTTTCATCTTACAGGATTCACTCACTCGCTTCTTCGATCACAATACAAGAGGATCAAGAAGAACACGGTAAAGAAGCAGGTGTTATCACCCGCGTATTTCTGAATAATAGGCCTGAAATGAGTCCTAACATCTCATATTACTCTTTACAAGAGCACCCACAGAGAGATTTTGCGTTGAGTTGTGGGATTCGAGCTTCTCTGTGTTTACCTCTCTTCAAGACTATTAATTTTTCCGGCTGTCCTGATGGTGTTATGGAACTTGTCTCGACTTGTGACCAACATCTTGAAAAAGTCAAGCTATCCGTTCACTTATCCTGCTTTTTTAAG AAACTCAGAATGTTTTCGTTAGGTGACAATATATACCGCTTCATAAGAACTAATGTAAGCAAG ATCCCGAAACATGCACTTTTGGAAATGGATCACATGTTGAAGGAGATGTGTCAAACATTCCATTTACCTCTTGCTCAGTACTGGGTAACAAAAGACCCTAACTTGGGAGCCCTTGATGTAATGTATCAATCAAGTTGCAGAGATTTCGAGAACTCAATGCCCTGGTGTGAGTTCAAAGACGCTTGTGTGCGGATGGGTTCAAATATAGGTGAAGGCCTTGTTGGCAAAACATACCTATCCCAAAAATCATTCTTTTGCAAAGATGTAAGAGAACTCACCATTACTGATCACCCCTCGGCACACTATGCACGGAAATGCGGGTCAATTGCTTATATAACAATATATTTGTGGAGCCTTTCCCCACAATGCAGAGATTGTGTACTGGAGTTCTTTCTGCCCAATCCCGAGATGAATAGTACTTACCCTCAAACCTTGTTGAACTCTTTATTGGCAACAACAAAGGAAAATCTTCCATATTTTATGGTTGCTTCAGAAGGACAATCAGGGCAAGTGTTATCAGTTGAAGTTATCAACCCTTCCAGGCATGAACCCAAGACTTTCAAAATAGGTCAACCTTTGTGTTCTCTTGCTCACCATGAAGGTCCCCAAAACAAAGGGGATGCATCCCAACCAGCTAGTCGTCGTTCAAATTTATGGTTTCAAGATGAAATTGTACAAGATGAGCATGGTCTGGACATAAAAAACAAAAAGTCTAACACGACCATTGTTCCTTATCATGATGCCCTTTCTGGGGATTTGACTATAGCAACACCTGAGATAATTGAGGAAGATAATTCTGCTATGAAGCACAAAGAGCACACTATGGGTTCCGAAAGAG CTCAGCCTTCCAGGCTTGAAGATGTTCTTCAAATACAAAACAGTGGAATTATCAATTTTGAGATAATAGGTGAGTTTTTTGGAATACCACAAGAAGATGCAGCAAAGAGCTTTGCAG ATCATTCGCATCAGCTACCAGTAGTGGAAGATTCTATACATAAGAAGGGGCTTATTGGCGGTACAGAAAATTATGACTCCTGCATTCATGTTTTGGACAAAACATGCATAGAGGAAACATCAAAAGAAGGGAAATCACCTGAAAAAGGTTACAGTTATGATATTCTTAGTGCGCATTTTGGAAAACTACAGGATGATGCAGCAAAGTATTTTAATG TTAGTCGGTCGACATTTAAACGCATATGTCGAGACAACGGTATTAAACGGTGGCGATCTCACGGGAAGAAACTGGACAGTCAAAGTTCGCCTGAGCTCAGGAGAGCTAACAATGAGGAACCGAGCAGAAATAAGTCTTCTTTTTCCGGCATTTTCCCTCTGCAAGATACAGACATGATAACTGTGAAGGCAACCTATAATGAAGTTGCTATAAAATTTGAAGTGCTTGATTCATCAGGAATAGTAGACTTGGAAGATAATGTGATTGAAAGGCTGAAAATAGAGAGAAACACATTTAGCATCAAGTACCAAGACGACGACGGCGATTGGGTGTTGATTGCTTGTGACAAGGATGTACAGAAATGTATAAAAACCTCAAGATTATTAAAGAAGACAACAATAAAGATGCTGGTTGATCGGCCTATCACTCACTATAGATCTTGA
- the LOC141670422 gene encoding protein NLP7-like isoform X3 — MATSFVNDETQPWSRHNVLFQIWEASSERFEDGRRYWELVARKEPFYVLFNDDKGFSSYRIHSLASSITIQEDQEEHGKEAGVITRVFLNNRPEMSPNISYYSLQEHPQRDFALSCGIRASLCLPLFKTINFSGCPDGVMELVSTCDQHLEKVKLSVHLSCFFKKLRMFSLGDNIYRFIRTNIPKHALLEMDHMLKEMCQTFHLPLAQYWVTKDPNLGALDVMYQSSCRDFENSMPWCEFKDACVRMGSNIGEGLVGKTYLSQKSFFCKDVRELTITDHPSAHYARKCGSIAYITIYLWSLSPQCRDCVLEFFLPNPEMNSTYPQTLLNSLLATTKENLPYFMVASEGQSGQVLSVEVINPSRHEPKTFKIGQPLCSLAHHEGPQNKGDASQPASRRSNLWFQDEIVQDEHGLDIKNKKSNTTIVPYHDALSGDLTIATPEIIEEDNSAMKHKEHTMGSERAQPSRLEDVLQIQNSGIINFEIIGEFFGIPQEDAAKSFAAGDVVKELPVQDAGYAMNANTRSSNFQTEKSSSLQEFIEIEKDLLILDHSHQLPVVEDSIHKKGLIGGTENYDSCIHVLDKTCIEETSKEGKSPEKGYSYDILSAHFGKLQDDAAKYFNVSRSTFKRICRDNGIKRWRSHGKKLDSQSSPELRRANNEEPSRNKSSFSGIFPLQDTDMITVKATYNEVAIKFEVLDSSGIVDLEDNVIERLKIERNTFSIKYQDDDGDWVLIACDKDVQKCIKTSRLLKKTTIKMLVDRPITHYRS; from the exons ATGGCTACAAGCTTTGTTAATGATGAGACGCAGCCTTGGAGCAGACACAATGTACTGTTCCAAATTTGGGAGGCAAGCAGCGAAAGATTTGAAGATGGGCGAAGATACTGGGAGCTTGTGGCCAGGAAAGAACCATTCTATGTTCTTTTTAATGATGATAAGGGATTTTCATCTTACAGGATTCACTCACTCGCTTCTTCGATCACAATACAAGAGGATCAAGAAGAACACGGTAAAGAAGCAGGTGTTATCACCCGCGTATTTCTGAATAATAGGCCTGAAATGAGTCCTAACATCTCATATTACTCTTTACAAGAGCACCCACAGAGAGATTTTGCGTTGAGTTGTGGGATTCGAGCTTCTCTGTGTTTACCTCTCTTCAAGACTATTAATTTTTCCGGCTGTCCTGATGGTGTTATGGAACTTGTCTCGACTTGTGACCAACATCTTGAAAAAGTCAAGCTATCCGTTCACTTATCCTGCTTTTTTAAG AAACTCAGAATGTTTTCGTTAGGTGACAATATATACCGCTTCATAAGAACTAAT ATCCCGAAACATGCACTTTTGGAAATGGATCACATGTTGAAGGAGATGTGTCAAACATTCCATTTACCTCTTGCTCAGTACTGGGTAACAAAAGACCCTAACTTGGGAGCCCTTGATGTAATGTATCAATCAAGTTGCAGAGATTTCGAGAACTCAATGCCCTGGTGTGAGTTCAAAGACGCTTGTGTGCGGATGGGTTCAAATATAGGTGAAGGCCTTGTTGGCAAAACATACCTATCCCAAAAATCATTCTTTTGCAAAGATGTAAGAGAACTCACCATTACTGATCACCCCTCGGCACACTATGCACGGAAATGCGGGTCAATTGCTTATATAACAATATATTTGTGGAGCCTTTCCCCACAATGCAGAGATTGTGTACTGGAGTTCTTTCTGCCCAATCCCGAGATGAATAGTACTTACCCTCAAACCTTGTTGAACTCTTTATTGGCAACAACAAAGGAAAATCTTCCATATTTTATGGTTGCTTCAGAAGGACAATCAGGGCAAGTGTTATCAGTTGAAGTTATCAACCCTTCCAGGCATGAACCCAAGACTTTCAAAATAGGTCAACCTTTGTGTTCTCTTGCTCACCATGAAGGTCCCCAAAACAAAGGGGATGCATCCCAACCAGCTAGTCGTCGTTCAAATTTATGGTTTCAAGATGAAATTGTACAAGATGAGCATGGTCTGGACATAAAAAACAAAAAGTCTAACACGACCATTGTTCCTTATCATGATGCCCTTTCTGGGGATTTGACTATAGCAACACCTGAGATAATTGAGGAAGATAATTCTGCTATGAAGCACAAAGAGCACACTATGGGTTCCGAAAGAG CTCAGCCTTCCAGGCTTGAAGATGTTCTTCAAATACAAAACAGTGGAATTATCAATTTTGAGATAATAGGTGAGTTTTTTGGAATACCACAAGAAGATGCAGCAAAGAGCTTTGCAG CAGGAGATGTAGTTAAAGAATTACCTGTTCAAGATGCCGGGTATGCCATGAATGCTAATACTCGATCTTCAAATTTTCAAACCGAAAAATCATCATCTCTTCAAGAATTTATAGAAATTGAAAAAGACCTATTGATCTTAGATCATTCGCATCAGCTACCAGTAGTGGAAGATTCTATACATAAGAAGGGGCTTATTGGCGGTACAGAAAATTATGACTCCTGCATTCATGTTTTGGACAAAACATGCATAGAGGAAACATCAAAAGAAGGGAAATCACCTGAAAAAGGTTACAGTTATGATATTCTTAGTGCGCATTTTGGAAAACTACAGGATGATGCAGCAAAGTATTTTAATG TTAGTCGGTCGACATTTAAACGCATATGTCGAGACAACGGTATTAAACGGTGGCGATCTCACGGGAAGAAACTGGACAGTCAAAGTTCGCCTGAGCTCAGGAGAGCTAACAATGAGGAACCGAGCAGAAATAAGTCTTCTTTTTCCGGCATTTTCCCTCTGCAAGATACAGACATGATAACTGTGAAGGCAACCTATAATGAAGTTGCTATAAAATTTGAAGTGCTTGATTCATCAGGAATAGTAGACTTGGAAGATAATGTGATTGAAAGGCTGAAAATAGAGAGAAACACATTTAGCATCAAGTACCAAGACGACGACGGCGATTGGGTGTTGATTGCTTGTGACAAGGATGTACAGAAATGTATAAAAACCTCAAGATTATTAAAGAAGACAACAATAAAGATGCTGGTTGATCGGCCTATCACTCACTATAGATCTTGA